One genomic region from candidate division WOR-3 bacterium encodes:
- the mutL gene encoding DNA mismatch repair endonuclease MutL translates to MENKNKRIIELPEEVRSKIAAGEVVEGPFSCVKELVENAIDAESSQITIDVEEGGKKLIAVSDNGIGIHPDDLSLVIRRYSTSKIKDLEDLDSISSLGFRGEALASISAVSEVEILSKSSESDIGKYIRVFNGEIKEEKLRQRQRGTSVIVRYLFNNYPARRKFLHSSNAEFKKILGEVIPKCISYPEISFVLNHNGKKVIDEPSTTMEDRILSILGEDFFSSLLPIEFVSDDERIKIMGWIQRPELPSQKKYFLFVNKRNVWDGKIFKIIKDFYTPFTDENPSFILFIDLLPELVDVNVHPTKREVKFREEEFIFSLIKKSLNEYLGKGSNYRKELFSFQEDNLLFETKDDKTKFWQLHNSYIVAQTSVGLVIIDQHAAHERIIYDNLKKNESFLSQKLMFPIQIKHTPLEILKLEELRDKLEKLGFSFRIFSGNTVLWEGIPSIIPEITEDKIKGILEDLSEGKDTSIDEMLRTLSCHLAIKAGESLSVEEMENLINLLFTTDKPYRCPHGRPILFEITLQEIEKKLLR, encoded by the coding sequence ATGGAGAATAAGAATAAGAGAATTATAGAACTCCCCGAGGAGGTTAGAAGTAAGATTGCAGCTGGTGAAGTTGTAGAAGGTCCTTTTTCTTGTGTTAAGGAGTTGGTAGAGAATGCAATAGATGCCGAATCTTCACAAATTACTATAGATGTAGAAGAAGGAGGAAAGAAGCTTATAGCTGTTTCTGATAATGGAATAGGAATTCATCCTGATGATCTTAGTTTGGTTATTAGGAGATATTCTACAAGTAAGATCAAAGACTTAGAAGATCTTGATTCTATTTCCTCTCTTGGATTTAGAGGGGAAGCTTTAGCTTCTATAAGTGCAGTATCTGAAGTAGAAATTCTTTCTAAAAGTTCTGAAAGTGATATAGGAAAATATATAAGAGTCTTTAATGGAGAAATAAAGGAGGAAAAACTTAGACAGAGGCAAAGAGGGACTTCTGTTATAGTAAGGTATTTATTTAATAATTATCCTGCAAGAAGAAAATTTCTACATTCTTCAAATGCGGAGTTTAAAAAAATACTTGGAGAAGTCATTCCTAAATGTATAAGTTATCCTGAAATTTCTTTTGTCCTTAATCACAACGGAAAAAAGGTTATTGATGAACCCTCTACCACAATGGAAGACAGAATCCTTTCTATTTTAGGAGAGGATTTCTTTTCTTCTTTATTACCGATTGAGTTTGTGAGTGATGATGAGAGGATCAAAATTATGGGTTGGATCCAAAGACCAGAACTACCTTCTCAAAAAAAGTATTTTTTATTTGTTAATAAAAGGAATGTATGGGATGGGAAAATTTTTAAAATAATTAAAGATTTTTACACGCCGTTTACAGATGAAAATCCCTCTTTTATTCTTTTTATAGACTTATTACCTGAGTTAGTAGATGTAAACGTTCATCCTACAAAAAGGGAAGTGAAATTTAGAGAAGAAGAGTTTATTTTTTCTCTTATAAAGAAGTCTTTGAATGAGTATTTAGGAAAGGGAAGTAATTATAGAAAAGAACTTTTTTCTTTCCAAGAGGACAATCTTTTGTTTGAGACAAAAGATGATAAAACTAAATTCTGGCAATTACATAATTCTTATATCGTAGCTCAAACAAGCGTGGGTCTTGTTATTATTGATCAACACGCAGCTCATGAGAGAATTATTTATGATAATTTAAAAAAGAATGAAAGTTTCTTATCTCAAAAGTTGATGTTTCCAATCCAGATAAAACATACTCCTTTGGAAATTTTGAAACTTGAGGAATTGAGAGATAAATTAGAAAAGTTGGGTTTCTCTTTTAGAATTTTCTCGGGAAATACAGTCCTTTGGGAAGGAATCCCTTCTATAATTCCGGAAATTACAGAAGATAAAATAAAAGGAATATTGGAAGATCTTTCAGAGGGAAAAGATACCTCCATTGATGAAATGCTAAGGACTTTAAGTTGCCACCTCGCAATAAAAGCAGGAGAGTCTTTATCTGTAGAAGAAATGGAAAACCTAATAAATCTTTTGTTTACAACAGATAAGCCTTATAGATGTCCTCATGGTAGACCAATTCTTTTTGAGATAACTTTACAAGAGATAGAAAAGAAACTACTAAGGTGA
- a CDS encoding secondary thiamine-phosphate synthase enzyme YjbQ, giving the protein MVIKKVEIGVSTSRRNEFVAVTEKVRSVVRESGIKEGCVILYVPHTTAAVTINEDYDPSVKNDILNKLSELIPQGVGYSHSEGNADSHIKASIIGCSEVIPISKGDLELGRWQGIFFCEFDGPRSRRLIVQVMGE; this is encoded by the coding sequence ATGGTTATAAAAAAAGTAGAGATTGGAGTTTCAACTAGCAGAAGAAATGAATTTGTAGCTGTAACCGAGAAAGTTAGAAGTGTGGTAAGAGAAAGCGGAATTAAAGAAGGCTGTGTTATTCTTTATGTTCCTCATACTACAGCTGCAGTCACCATAAATGAAGATTATGATCCCTCAGTTAAAAATGATATTTTAAATAAATTATCAGAACTCATCCCCCAGGGGGTAGGTTATTCACATTCCGAGGGGAATGCTGATAGTCATATAAAGGCTTCAATTATTGGGTGTTCTGAAGTTATTCCTATTTCAAAGGGAGATTTGGAGCTTGGAAGATGGCAAGGGATTTTTTTCTGTGAGTTTGATGGCCCTCGTTCAAGACGATTAATTGTCCAAGTTATGGGGGAATAG
- a CDS encoding RtcB family protein produces the protein MNMNMKKVDNYKWIIEREGKMRVPGIIFSSENLLKAIKEDNSIEQVKNVAHLPGIQKYSLAMPDIHWGYGFPIGGVGAMDIEEGVISPGGVGYDINCGVRMIKTDLLASEIKGKIEELINKIYSLIPCGVGSESDLNVSFSTLKKVLEEGSFWAVSNGFGWDEDLEYTEERGRLEGVDPDIISERALERGKQQLGTLGSGNHFIEIQKVSEIFDEKAAEMFGLKIDSVTIMIHTGSRGLGHQICSDWINKLMKARSKFKIDLPDEQLICAPLTSEEGKGYLSSMRAAANFAWANRQIILSRLREAFSKVFEKPAETLGIRLIYDVAHNIAKIEEHIVDGKLKKLCVHRKGATRAFPPGHPELPLKYSKWGQPVLIPGDMGTASYILLGTQKAMEETFGSTCHGAGRVLSRKKALQATGGRDLTKELREKGIYVKSKSVKTLREEAPDAYKDIDEVVEVVDKVGLSKKVVKMIPIAVVKG, from the coding sequence ATGAATATGAATATGAAGAAAGTAGATAATTATAAATGGATAATAGAAAGAGAAGGTAAGATGAGGGTTCCGGGAATTATATTTTCCTCGGAGAACCTCCTTAAAGCGATAAAAGAAGATAATTCTATAGAGCAAGTTAAAAATGTTGCACACTTACCTGGAATACAGAAATATTCTCTTGCGATGCCTGATATCCATTGGGGTTATGGTTTTCCAATTGGTGGAGTTGGAGCAATGGATATTGAGGAAGGAGTTATATCTCCTGGAGGTGTAGGATATGACATAAATTGTGGCGTTAGAATGATTAAAACGGATTTGTTAGCTTCTGAGATAAAAGGGAAAATTGAAGAACTGATAAACAAAATATATTCTCTTATTCCTTGTGGTGTAGGTTCAGAGAGTGATCTTAATGTATCTTTTTCTACACTTAAGAAAGTTCTTGAAGAAGGTTCTTTTTGGGCAGTTTCAAATGGCTTTGGGTGGGATGAAGATCTTGAGTATACAGAAGAAAGAGGCCGTTTAGAAGGAGTGGATCCTGATATTATCTCAGAGAGAGCTCTTGAGCGGGGGAAACAGCAACTCGGGACTCTTGGTTCCGGTAACCATTTTATTGAAATTCAAAAAGTTTCAGAAATTTTTGATGAAAAGGCAGCCGAGATGTTTGGTCTTAAAATAGATTCGGTTACAATAATGATTCATACGGGTTCAAGAGGTCTTGGACATCAAATTTGTAGTGACTGGATTAATAAGTTGATGAAAGCGAGAAGTAAATTCAAAATAGACCTTCCTGATGAGCAACTTATTTGTGCTCCTTTAACTTCTGAAGAGGGAAAAGGATATCTTTCTTCAATGAGAGCAGCCGCAAATTTTGCTTGGGCAAATCGTCAAATAATTTTATCTCGGTTAAGAGAAGCTTTTTCTAAGGTTTTTGAGAAACCCGCAGAAACCCTTGGGATAAGACTCATTTATGATGTAGCTCATAATATTGCGAAGATAGAAGAGCACATCGTGGATGGGAAACTAAAGAAATTATGCGTTCATAGAAAGGGAGCTACAAGAGCATTTCCTCCAGGACATCCAGAACTTCCTTTAAAATATTCAAAATGGGGACAACCTGTTTTAATTCCGGGAGACATGGGGACAGCTTCTTATATTTTGCTTGGCACTCAAAAGGCAATGGAAGAAACTTTTGGTTCTACCTGTCATGGAGCTGGTAGAGTCTTGTCCAGAAAAAAAGCTCTTCAGGCAACTGGCGGGAGAGATTTAACAAAGGAGTTGAGAGAAAAGGGAATTTATGTGAAGTCAAAGTCCGTAAAGACCTTAAGGGAAGAAGCTCCTGATGCATACAAGGATATAGATGAAGTTGTGGAGGTCGTAGATAAAGTTGGGCTTTCTAAAAAAGTGGTTAAAATGATTCCTATAGCGGTCGTTAAAGGATGA
- a CDS encoding SagB/ThcOx family dehydrogenase yields the protein MRELIILLLFLNFLKIFGGEKMDKKIKLPEPRYKSDVSVEEAILKRRSVRAYKKEPIELKDLSQILWAAGGITDKEENLRASPSAGALYPLEIYVVVGEVNSLPKGFYKYDPFNHEILMLGEGDKREALASAALGQSWVKNAPIDILISGIYKRITSKYGERGIRYTYMEAGHMAQNIYLQAEALGLGTVVVGAFWDDKVKKVLGLPEEESPLYIMPLGKK from the coding sequence ATGAGAGAATTGATAATCTTATTATTATTTTTAAACTTTTTAAAAATTTTTGGAGGTGAGAAGATGGATAAGAAGATAAAATTACCGGAACCAAGATATAAAAGTGATGTTTCTGTAGAAGAAGCTATTCTTAAAAGAAGATCAGTTAGAGCCTATAAAAAGGAACCAATTGAGTTAAAAGATCTTTCCCAGATTTTATGGGCAGCAGGAGGAATTACAGATAAAGAAGAGAATTTAAGAGCAAGTCCTTCTGCAGGCGCACTTTATCCTCTTGAAATTTATGTTGTTGTAGGAGAAGTAAATTCACTTCCTAAGGGTTTCTATAAATATGACCCATTTAACCATGAAATTTTAATGCTTGGAGAGGGAGATAAGAGGGAGGCTTTGGCCTCCGCAGCTTTGGGTCAATCTTGGGTTAAAAACGCTCCTATTGACATTCTGATTTCTGGTATTTATAAGAGAATAACAAGTAAGTATGGAGAAAGAGGTATTAGATACACTTATATGGAAGCAGGTCATATGGCTCAAAATATTTACCTCCAGGCAGAAGCTTTAGGGCTTGGAACAGTTGTGGTAGGTGCCTTTTGGGATGATAAAGTCAAAAAAGTTCTTGGACTACCTGAAGAAGAATCACCTTTATATATTATGCCTCTTGGAAAGAAGTAA